One window of Arthrobacter oryzae genomic DNA carries:
- a CDS encoding DUF3180 domain-containing protein: MKPVNPFLLIVVGLILAVAGWFATVMTTRYGLATPVLPQTGLVTMAVIVVLTLVLGIRVLRWRNGNKKKMLNPILAAWTLVLAQACAYTGAVLLGWHAGIFLDLLRLWNLRSEQGITWMALSMAGGGLAMIVVGLVVERFCRIPPEDGDADGTPGVPGRRARKPKGEGEYAYGGD; encoded by the coding sequence GTGAAACCAGTCAACCCGTTCCTGCTGATCGTTGTGGGGCTCATCCTCGCCGTTGCAGGCTGGTTCGCGACGGTCATGACCACCCGCTACGGACTGGCCACCCCGGTGCTGCCGCAGACCGGCCTGGTGACCATGGCCGTGATCGTCGTGCTCACGCTGGTGCTGGGCATCCGGGTGCTGCGCTGGCGGAACGGCAACAAGAAGAAAATGCTCAACCCCATCCTGGCCGCCTGGACGCTGGTCCTCGCCCAGGCCTGTGCGTACACGGGGGCGGTTCTGCTGGGCTGGCACGCAGGAATCTTCCTGGACCTCCTGAGGCTCTGGAACCTTCGCAGCGAGCAGGGAATCACCTGGATGGCCCTCTCCATGGCCGGCGGGGGACTGGCCATGATCGTCGTGGGCCTCGTCGTCGAACGCTTCTGCCGGATTCCGCCTGAAGACGGCGACGCGGACGGCACGCCGGGGGTGCCCGGACGGCGCGCCCGCAAACCCAAGGGGGAGGGCGAATATGCCTACGGAGGCGATTGA
- a CDS encoding PH domain-containing protein, whose amino-acid sequence MPTEAIDPPGISWLRVSPKYVTVRLVEWAFGNLIAVALLSLPLLFTLAGWWDWVPLWLAITVPAFMLVLAVWRLLLIPRQVRAIGYAERDDDLLIRGGIFFQRTLVVPYGRMQYVDIGVGPVERSLGLCTLKLHTASAGTNAEIPGLPADEGARLREQLSARGAARLAGL is encoded by the coding sequence ATGCCTACGGAGGCGATTGATCCGCCGGGGATCTCCTGGCTCCGGGTCTCGCCGAAATACGTGACAGTCCGCCTCGTTGAGTGGGCGTTCGGGAACCTGATCGCCGTGGCACTGCTCTCGCTGCCGCTGCTGTTCACGCTGGCGGGCTGGTGGGACTGGGTTCCGCTCTGGCTGGCCATCACGGTCCCCGCGTTCATGCTGGTGCTGGCGGTCTGGCGGCTCCTGCTGATTCCGCGCCAGGTGCGGGCCATCGGCTACGCCGAGCGCGACGACGACCTCCTGATCCGCGGCGGCATTTTCTTCCAGCGCACCCTGGTGGTTCCCTACGGCCGGATGCAGTACGTGGATATCGGCGTAGGCCCCGTGGAACGCAGCCTCGGCCTGTGCACCCTGAAGCTTCACACCGCCTCGGCCGGCACCAACGCCGAGATCCCCGGGCTGCCGGCCGACGAAGGGGCGCGGCTCCGCGAGCAGCTGTCCGCCCGGGGCGCTGCACGGCTGGCCGGACTGTGA
- the folE gene encoding GTP cyclohydrolase I FolE: protein MNHFDDDDVPASAGHSASSHSRHGGGTKVDRPRIEAAVREILLAIGEDPDRGGLLDTPKRVAKAYAEVFAGLHHDPAEILSTTFDLDHEELVLVKDIPFYSTCEHHLVPFHGVAHVGYIPSHDGKVTGLSKLARLVDMFAKRPQVQERLTTQIVEALVTHLKPRGAIVVVECEHLCMSMRGIRKPGAKTVTSAVRGQLHDPATRAEAMSLILGR from the coding sequence GTGAATCATTTCGACGACGACGACGTTCCCGCCTCCGCCGGCCACTCCGCCTCGAGCCACTCCAGGCATGGCGGCGGCACCAAGGTGGACCGTCCGCGGATCGAGGCGGCCGTCAGGGAAATCCTGCTGGCCATCGGGGAAGACCCGGACCGCGGCGGGCTCCTGGACACCCCCAAAAGGGTGGCCAAGGCCTACGCGGAGGTCTTCGCCGGCCTGCACCACGATCCCGCGGAAATCCTGTCCACCACCTTTGACCTGGACCACGAGGAACTGGTCCTCGTGAAGGACATTCCGTTCTACTCCACCTGCGAGCACCACCTGGTGCCGTTCCACGGAGTGGCGCATGTGGGCTACATCCCGTCCCATGACGGCAAGGTCACCGGCCTGAGCAAGCTCGCCAGGCTGGTGGACATGTTCGCCAAGCGCCCCCAGGTGCAGGAACGCCTCACCACCCAGATCGTCGAAGCACTGGTCACGCACCTGAAACCGCGCGGCGCGATCGTGGTGGTGGAATGCGAGCACCTGTGCATGTCCATGCGCGGCATCCGCAAGCCCGGTGCCAAGACCGTCACCAGTGCCGTGCGCGGTCAACTGCATGACCCGGCCACCCGCGCCGAAGCCATGAGCCTCATACTCGGAAGGTAA
- a CDS encoding Rossmann-like and DUF2520 domain-containing protein, with amino-acid sequence MAKPGRLGVGIIGAGKVGAVLGAALRAAEHAVVGVSAVSDESRERAETLLPGVPVLEVQDIVERSELVLLAVPDDALGGLVEGLAKLGAWQPGQLVAHTSGRFGVGILHPVRAAGAVPLALHPAMTFTGMSLDLTRLLDCTFGVTADAAMLPIAQALVVEMGAEPVAIAEGDRIQYHAALAHGSNHLVTLVAQASQLLREVGVEFPERMLGPLLRATLENALASGESALTGPVARGDAGTVAAHAEALREHDAGAGGDILEAYLAMARATARRAASRGLLKPDQLEAIRNALDGVDNDGVDNDGVDNDGGDNDGPRATGGN; translated from the coding sequence ATGGCTAAGCCAGGACGCCTCGGCGTTGGAATCATCGGAGCCGGCAAGGTGGGAGCAGTGCTCGGCGCGGCGCTCCGCGCGGCCGAGCACGCCGTCGTCGGGGTTTCCGCAGTGTCCGACGAAAGCCGCGAACGCGCCGAAACCCTGCTGCCCGGCGTGCCGGTGCTCGAGGTGCAGGACATCGTGGAACGGTCCGAGCTGGTGCTGCTGGCCGTCCCGGACGACGCCCTCGGCGGACTCGTGGAGGGCCTCGCCAAGCTTGGTGCGTGGCAGCCCGGACAGCTCGTGGCCCACACTTCGGGCCGCTTCGGCGTCGGGATCCTGCATCCGGTGCGGGCAGCCGGCGCCGTCCCGCTCGCGCTGCACCCCGCCATGACTTTCACCGGCATGAGCCTGGACCTCACCCGGCTGCTGGACTGCACGTTCGGTGTCACGGCGGACGCAGCGATGCTGCCCATCGCGCAGGCCCTGGTAGTGGAGATGGGGGCCGAGCCGGTGGCCATCGCCGAGGGCGACCGCATCCAGTACCACGCAGCCCTGGCCCACGGTTCGAACCATCTGGTCACCCTTGTTGCACAGGCCTCGCAGCTTCTGCGGGAAGTGGGCGTTGAATTCCCTGAACGGATGCTGGGGCCGCTGCTGCGTGCGACGCTGGAAAACGCCCTCGCCTCCGGCGAGTCGGCCCTGACCGGGCCGGTGGCGCGCGGCGACGCCGGCACGGTTGCCGCGCACGCCGAGGCGCTGCGGGAACACGACGCCGGTGCCGGCGGCGATATTCTGGAGGCCTACCTGGCCATGGCGCGGGCCACGGCGCGCCGGGCAGCGAGCCGCGGGCTGCTGAAACCGGACCAGCTGGAGGCGATCCGGAACGCCCTGGACGGCGTGGACAACGACGGCGTGGACAACGACGGGGTGGACAACGACGGTGGGGACAACGACGGGCCGCGGGCCACTGGAGGAAACTGA
- the folB gene encoding dihydroneopterin aldolase → MDTITLSGVTAVGHHGVFDFERRDGQPFIVDAVLHLDFTKAAASDDVLDTAHYGEVAERIKHWITGEPLNLIEALAVRIADDLLQEFPLAAVDITVHKPKAPIEVEFADVSVSVHRRRP, encoded by the coding sequence ATGGACACAATCACGCTGAGCGGTGTAACCGCCGTCGGCCATCACGGGGTGTTCGATTTCGAGCGCCGCGACGGCCAGCCGTTCATCGTTGATGCCGTGCTGCACCTGGACTTCACCAAGGCCGCCGCCTCGGACGACGTCCTCGACACCGCCCATTACGGCGAGGTGGCCGAACGCATCAAGCACTGGATCACGGGGGAGCCGCTCAACCTCATCGAGGCCCTTGCCGTGCGCATCGCCGACGACCTCCTGCAGGAGTTTCCGCTGGCCGCAGTGGATATCACGGTGCATAAGCCCAAGGCCCCCATCGAGGTTGAGTTCGCCGACGTGTCCGTCAGCGTGCATCGGCGGCGGCCATGA
- a CDS encoding PH domain-containing protein encodes MVPDGEWLRVHPASPFIRGWVALAAIGFFFGRDTFERLLQGRPLMDDMFAGRVPFLLAGGGLVLLLAVLGFIMTWYFTRYQVAEGYVRVNTGFLFKQQRQARLDRVQAIDIVQPLLARIFGLAELKFEVADAGESAVRLAYLRIDDARQLRATILARAAGLEPDPERPDAALPEAPEFAVLSVPPSRLVGSLLLSEQSFFVALGAVASVVLSALTENRSFYFYLIPAALGLAAAYWASFNKGYNFTAAISPDGIRLRYGLLDTQAQTLPPGRIQALKVSQPPLWRIFGWYRMQVNVAGYGPGSDGEGASRTTLLPVGVLADVMRMLSLVLPDPGTPDPARVFAAGLTGLAPAGGSYAEEPGAGVPDGGFVTSPRRVRLLAPLGWRRNGFAATGTALLIRSGRLWRELVVVPHQRTQSMALHQGPLARRFRVADLVLHTTAGPVSPRVIQAGLDEARALFDAQAARAREARKRQTSEQWLAQVAPASVVEPGGETGPVETGPVDRQNQQEGQQHG; translated from the coding sequence GTGGTGCCCGACGGCGAGTGGCTGCGTGTGCATCCCGCCTCGCCGTTCATCCGCGGCTGGGTGGCTCTTGCCGCCATCGGCTTTTTCTTCGGCCGCGACACCTTCGAACGCCTCCTGCAGGGCAGGCCGCTGATGGACGACATGTTTGCCGGCCGCGTGCCCTTCCTGCTCGCCGGCGGCGGACTTGTCCTGCTGCTGGCCGTGCTGGGGTTCATCATGACGTGGTACTTCACCCGCTACCAGGTGGCGGAAGGCTACGTCAGGGTGAACACGGGCTTCCTGTTCAAGCAGCAGCGCCAGGCACGGCTTGACCGCGTGCAGGCCATCGACATCGTGCAGCCGCTGCTGGCCAGGATCTTCGGCCTTGCCGAACTGAAGTTCGAGGTGGCCGACGCCGGTGAATCGGCGGTGCGCCTTGCCTACCTGCGCATCGACGACGCCCGCCAGTTGCGGGCCACCATCCTCGCGCGCGCGGCCGGGCTCGAACCCGACCCGGAACGGCCTGACGCAGCCCTGCCGGAAGCACCGGAATTCGCCGTTCTGTCCGTGCCGCCGTCGCGCCTGGTCGGTTCCCTGCTGCTCAGCGAGCAGAGCTTCTTCGTGGCCCTGGGTGCCGTGGCATCCGTGGTGCTGTCCGCCCTCACGGAGAACCGCAGCTTCTACTTCTACCTGATCCCCGCCGCCCTTGGCCTGGCCGCCGCCTACTGGGCGTCGTTCAACAAGGGCTACAACTTCACCGCCGCCATTTCGCCGGACGGCATCCGGCTCCGGTACGGGCTCCTGGACACGCAGGCCCAGACCCTGCCGCCTGGCAGGATCCAGGCCTTGAAGGTCTCGCAGCCGCCGCTCTGGCGGATCTTCGGCTGGTACCGGATGCAGGTCAACGTGGCCGGCTACGGCCCCGGCAGCGACGGCGAGGGCGCCTCGCGCACCACGCTTCTTCCGGTGGGCGTCCTGGCGGACGTCATGAGGATGCTGTCGCTGGTGCTCCCCGACCCGGGGACGCCGGACCCGGCACGCGTCTTTGCCGCCGGCCTTACGGGCTTGGCCCCGGCCGGAGGGTCTTATGCAGAAGAGCCAGGTGCCGGAGTTCCCGACGGCGGTTTTGTCACCAGCCCTCGCCGGGTGCGGCTGCTGGCTCCCCTGGGCTGGCGCCGCAACGGCTTCGCCGCGACCGGTACAGCGTTGCTGATTCGCTCCGGCCGGCTCTGGCGCGAACTGGTGGTGGTTCCCCACCAGCGCACCCAGTCGATGGCCCTGCACCAGGGGCCGCTGGCGCGTCGCTTCCGGGTGGCCGACCTGGTCCTGCACACCACGGCCGGGCCGGTGTCGCCGCGGGTCATCCAGGCCGGACTGGACGAAGCCCGTGCCCTGTTCGATGCCCAGGCGGCCCGAGCCCGGGAAGCCCGCAAACGCCAGACCAGTGAGCAGTGGCTCGCGCAGGTCGCCCCTGCCTCGGTGGTGGAGCCTGGGGGCGAAACCGGGCCCGTCGAAACCGGGCCAGTCGACCGACAGAACCAGCAGGAGGGCCAGCAACATGGCTAA
- the ftsH gene encoding ATP-dependent zinc metalloprotease FtsH yields the protein MKAKSFFKGPGIWIVVVVGMLLLAFATLAPGGASRIDTKPGLELLADSGKVEQAKIFDAENRVDLVLKDNLVIDGQDKGKNVQFFYVNARAADVVKAVTNANPSSGFTDQPIENNWFSGLFSLLIPVLLLGVLFWFLLSRMQGGGSKIMQFGKSKAKLVNKDMPQVTFSDVAGADEAVEELQEIKEFLQEPAKFQAVGAKIPKGVLLYGPPGTGKTLLARAVAGEAGVPFFSISGSDFVEMFVGVGASRVRDLFEQAKASSPAIIFVDEIDAVGRHRGAGIGGGNDEREQTLNQLLVEMDGFDVKTNVILIAATNRPDVLDPALLRPGRFDRQITVEAPDLVGRDQILQVHAKGKPMAPGVDLKAVAKKTPGYTGADLANVLNEAALLTARSNANLIDDRALDEAIDRVMAGPQKRSRVMKEHERKITAYHEGGHALVAAALRNSAPVTKITILPRGRALGYTMVVPENDKYSITRNELLDQMAYAMGGRVAEEIVFHDPSTGASNDIEKATGTARKMVTEFGMSERVGAVRLGQGGGEPFLGRDAGHERNYSDQIAYIVDEEVRRLIDQAHDEAYAILTENRDILDSLALELLERETLNQAEIAHVFRDIRKRDFREVWLSKESRPVQTAGPVESRQERAEREAQEEAKEARLEEPLDARPPHPQGVAGQETFGGGVTDADAGGTHHG from the coding sequence ATGAAAGCTAAGAGTTTCTTCAAGGGCCCGGGCATCTGGATCGTTGTTGTGGTCGGAATGCTCCTGCTGGCCTTTGCCACGCTCGCCCCCGGCGGGGCATCCCGGATCGATACGAAACCGGGCCTCGAGCTCCTCGCGGACAGCGGCAAGGTGGAACAGGCCAAGATCTTCGACGCGGAGAACCGCGTGGATCTTGTCCTCAAGGACAACCTGGTCATTGACGGGCAGGACAAGGGCAAGAACGTCCAGTTCTTCTACGTCAACGCCCGCGCCGCAGACGTGGTCAAGGCCGTCACGAACGCCAACCCCTCGAGCGGCTTCACTGACCAGCCCATCGAGAACAACTGGTTCTCCGGGCTGTTCTCCCTCCTGATTCCCGTGCTCCTGCTGGGCGTCCTCTTCTGGTTCCTGCTTTCCCGGATGCAGGGCGGCGGATCCAAGATCATGCAGTTCGGCAAGTCCAAAGCCAAGCTGGTCAACAAGGACATGCCCCAGGTGACCTTCAGCGACGTCGCCGGTGCCGACGAAGCTGTGGAGGAACTCCAGGAAATCAAGGAATTCCTCCAGGAACCGGCCAAGTTCCAGGCCGTGGGAGCCAAGATCCCCAAGGGCGTGCTGCTCTACGGCCCTCCGGGTACCGGTAAGACCCTCCTTGCCCGCGCCGTCGCTGGCGAAGCGGGAGTGCCGTTCTTCTCCATCTCGGGTTCCGACTTCGTCGAAATGTTCGTCGGCGTGGGTGCGTCCCGTGTCCGCGACCTCTTCGAGCAGGCCAAGGCCAGCTCGCCGGCCATCATCTTCGTGGACGAAATCGATGCCGTGGGCCGTCACCGCGGCGCCGGCATCGGCGGCGGCAACGACGAACGCGAGCAGACCCTCAACCAGTTGCTGGTTGAGATGGACGGCTTTGACGTCAAGACCAACGTCATCCTGATCGCCGCCACCAACCGCCCGGACGTCCTGGACCCGGCCCTGCTGCGCCCGGGCCGCTTCGACCGCCAGATCACCGTTGAAGCCCCGGACCTTGTGGGCCGCGACCAGATCCTGCAGGTCCACGCCAAGGGCAAGCCGATGGCTCCCGGCGTCGACCTCAAGGCTGTTGCCAAGAAGACCCCCGGCTACACCGGCGCGGACCTCGCAAACGTCCTGAACGAAGCTGCCCTGCTCACGGCCCGGTCCAACGCCAACCTGATTGACGACCGCGCCCTCGATGAAGCCATTGACCGTGTCATGGCCGGCCCGCAGAAGCGCAGCCGCGTCATGAAGGAGCACGAGCGCAAGATCACGGCGTACCACGAAGGCGGACACGCGCTAGTGGCTGCCGCGCTGAGGAACTCCGCCCCGGTCACCAAGATCACCATCCTGCCCCGCGGCCGCGCCCTGGGCTACACCATGGTGGTTCCGGAGAATGACAAGTACTCCATCACCCGAAATGAACTGCTGGACCAGATGGCCTACGCCATGGGCGGCCGCGTCGCCGAGGAAATCGTCTTCCACGACCCGTCCACCGGCGCCTCCAACGACATCGAAAAGGCCACCGGAACGGCCCGCAAGATGGTCACGGAGTTCGGCATGAGCGAACGCGTCGGTGCCGTCCGCCTCGGCCAGGGCGGCGGCGAGCCGTTCCTTGGCCGCGACGCCGGCCATGAGCGCAACTACTCGGACCAGATCGCCTACATCGTGGACGAGGAAGTGCGCCGCCTGATCGACCAGGCCCACGACGAGGCGTACGCCATCCTTACGGAAAACCGCGACATCCTGGACTCCCTGGCCTTGGAACTCCTTGAGCGGGAAACCCTCAATCAGGCGGAGATTGCGCACGTCTTCCGGGACATCCGCAAGCGTGACTTCCGTGAAGTGTGGCTCTCCAAGGAAAGCCGTCCGGTGCAGACTGCCGGCCCCGTGGAGTCACGGCAGGAGCGGGCCGAACGTGAAGCCCAGGAAGAAGCCAAGGAAGCCCGCCTGGAGGAGCCGCTGGATGCCCGGCCGCCGCACCCCCAGGGCGTAGCAGGTCAGGAGACCTTCGGCGGCGGTGTTACGGACGCGGACGCCGGCGGAACGCATCACGGCTAA
- the folK gene encoding 2-amino-4-hydroxy-6-hydroxymethyldihydropteridine diphosphokinase, with product MNPPYSNNPYVRAVLALGSNLGERNDTLSSAVADLVDRPEVRLIAVSPVVQTKAVGGPEGQPDFLNMVITVETSLPPAELLRHCQAVENKHHRVREVRWGPRTLDVDIITYGDVESSDPALTLPHPRAAERAFVLYPWSLIDPAAELNGVRVGELAVRAADFPDLAPFDGFGDFDGLPTAGAVE from the coding sequence ATGAACCCGCCGTACTCGAACAATCCCTACGTCCGTGCGGTGCTGGCACTCGGCAGCAACCTGGGGGAGCGGAACGACACGCTCTCCAGCGCCGTCGCGGACCTCGTGGACCGGCCCGAGGTGCGCCTGATCGCGGTGTCCCCGGTGGTCCAGACGAAGGCCGTGGGCGGACCGGAGGGCCAGCCGGACTTCCTGAACATGGTGATCACCGTGGAGACCTCGCTGCCGCCGGCAGAGCTGCTGCGCCATTGCCAGGCGGTGGAAAACAAGCACCACCGGGTGCGTGAAGTCCGGTGGGGTCCGCGGACCCTGGACGTGGACATCATCACCTACGGGGACGTGGAGAGCTCGGATCCTGCCCTGACCCTGCCGCACCCCCGCGCCGCGGAACGTGCATTTGTGCTCTACCCGTGGTCTCTGATCGACCCTGCGGCCGAGCTCAACGGCGTCCGCGTGGGGGAGTTGGCGGTCCGGGCCGCAGACTTCCCGGACCTGGCCCCGTTCGACGGTTTCGGCGACTTCGACGGCCTCCCCACAGCGGGAGCAGTGGAGTAG
- the folP gene encoding dihydropteroate synthase, producing the protein MDSLAAAPGTGPATSPLPILRKPRAAAKFDDLPTDRALVMGILNVTPDSFSDGGKHPTPDTAIAEGLRMFYAGADIIDVGGESTRPGADEVSPDEEQRRVLPVIEALVKAGALVSVDTTHASTAAAALKAGAAIINDVSGLTIEPEMAELVARTGVPYVLTHRRGDAKTMTSLTDYGNVAEDVAAELVGVRDKLYAAGVAPEQIIVDPGLGFSKNDAQNWELLRNMAPLEALGHRILVGASRKRFLGTLLTVAGKAAAPQERDHATAAITAISAARGAWAVRVHDVGSSLDAVKVAARMAAGPLGDSSPTN; encoded by the coding sequence ATGGACTCCCTCGCTGCAGCCCCTGGAACCGGACCCGCAACAAGCCCCTTGCCCATCCTGCGTAAACCGCGGGCGGCAGCCAAGTTTGACGACCTCCCCACGGACCGCGCGCTGGTGATGGGCATCCTGAACGTCACCCCGGATTCCTTCAGCGACGGCGGCAAGCACCCGACTCCGGACACCGCCATCGCGGAAGGCCTCCGGATGTTCTACGCCGGCGCCGACATCATCGACGTCGGCGGTGAATCCACCCGCCCCGGCGCAGACGAAGTCAGCCCCGACGAGGAACAGCGCCGGGTCCTGCCCGTGATCGAGGCCCTGGTCAAGGCCGGCGCCCTGGTCAGCGTCGACACCACCCACGCGTCAACGGCAGCCGCGGCCCTCAAAGCCGGTGCCGCCATCATCAACGACGTGTCCGGGCTGACGATCGAGCCCGAAATGGCCGAACTGGTTGCCCGCACCGGCGTCCCGTACGTGCTGACCCACCGCCGCGGCGACGCCAAGACGATGACCTCGCTCACGGATTACGGCAACGTGGCAGAGGACGTTGCCGCTGAACTGGTGGGCGTGCGGGACAAGCTGTACGCAGCCGGCGTGGCACCTGAACAGATCATCGTGGATCCGGGCCTGGGCTTCTCCAAGAACGACGCCCAGAACTGGGAGCTCCTGCGCAACATGGCTCCGCTCGAGGCTCTTGGCCACCGGATCCTCGTAGGGGCGTCCCGCAAGCGCTTCCTCGGCACCCTGCTGACCGTGGCCGGCAAGGCCGCGGCCCCCCAGGAACGGGACCACGCAACCGCCGCCATCACGGCCATCAGCGCCGCACGCGGTGCGTGGGCCGTGCGCGTGCACGACGTCGGATCCAGCCTTGACGCCGTCAAGGTCGCCGCCCGGATGGCCGCGGGGCCGCTCGGCGACTCCAGTCCCACTAACTAG
- a CDS encoding 4-phosphopantoate--beta-alanine ligase, whose translation MAIKLVTTAAELRAESARLLTEKQGASQGLVPTMGALHEGHARLARTAVEHNDVVVASIFVNPLQFGEAVDLDRYPRTLEADMELLDAEGVDLVFAPSVDEVYPGGEPLVRVTAGRLAEKWEGASRPGHFDGALTVVAKLLHYGIPGTGLPGGGAFVTGAGAGLPAYRAYFGQKDAQQLTLVRRMVADLNFPVEIVAVPTVRSADDLALSSRNRFLSGEEREAALVLSRALRLLEERANAHEPLDLESAQALVESQPLVGLDYFDVVDPETLEPLAENCKETPFRGEGLAIIAAKVGPVRLIDNVPLSS comes from the coding sequence TTGGCGATCAAACTCGTAACCACCGCGGCAGAGCTGCGGGCCGAAAGCGCACGGCTGCTGACGGAGAAACAGGGTGCGTCGCAGGGCCTTGTTCCCACCATGGGCGCCCTGCACGAAGGCCATGCCAGGCTTGCCCGCACCGCCGTCGAACATAACGACGTTGTGGTGGCCAGCATCTTCGTGAACCCGCTGCAGTTCGGCGAGGCCGTGGACCTGGACCGCTACCCCCGGACCCTTGAAGCGGACATGGAACTCCTGGACGCCGAGGGCGTTGACCTGGTCTTCGCGCCGTCAGTGGACGAGGTCTACCCGGGCGGCGAGCCCCTCGTCCGGGTCACTGCCGGCCGCCTGGCCGAAAAGTGGGAAGGCGCGTCCCGCCCCGGCCATTTCGATGGTGCCCTCACCGTGGTGGCCAAGCTGCTGCACTACGGCATTCCCGGGACCGGCCTGCCGGGCGGAGGCGCCTTCGTGACCGGCGCCGGTGCGGGCCTGCCCGCCTACCGCGCCTACTTCGGGCAGAAGGACGCCCAGCAGCTGACCCTGGTGCGGCGCATGGTGGCGGACCTGAACTTTCCGGTGGAGATCGTGGCTGTTCCCACGGTCCGGTCCGCGGACGACCTGGCCCTGAGCAGCCGGAACAGGTTCCTGTCCGGGGAGGAACGCGAGGCCGCCCTGGTCCTGTCGCGGGCCCTGCGGCTCCTTGAAGAGCGCGCCAACGCCCACGAGCCGCTGGATCTGGAATCCGCCCAGGCGCTGGTGGAATCGCAGCCCTTGGTGGGGCTGGACTACTTCGACGTGGTGGACCCGGAGACTCTCGAGCCGTTGGCAGAGAACTGCAAGGAGACGCCGTTCCGCGGCGAAGGCCTGGCCATCATCGCAGCGAAGGTGGGGCCGGTCCGGCTGATCGACAACGTTCCGCTCAGTTCCTGA